A window of the Planctomycetota bacterium genome harbors these coding sequences:
- a CDS encoding PilZ domain-containing protein has translation MRLIPENLWPRRAPVPPGSTLTRREVRRLQQCLEHDRDAALSLALERRTLGRSAPKQGVIVEARDIGPARMGKIVQGRLRDVSEEGLSLALPVDVAPSTRLHLTLHRAGEQAIELLCTARWSHALQDGFAVGCDAGVDWSASLCDLVRCDNPRPRLIA, from the coding sequence GTGCGTCTCATCCCGGAAAACCTCTGGCCACGACGGGCACCCGTGCCGCCTGGCTCGACGCTCACACGGCGGGAGGTGCGGCGTCTGCAGCAGTGCCTCGAGCACGACCGCGACGCGGCCCTGAGCCTCGCACTGGAGCGTCGCACGCTCGGCCGGTCAGCACCCAAGCAAGGCGTGATCGTCGAAGCCCGCGACATCGGCCCGGCACGCATGGGCAAGATCGTGCAGGGCCGGCTACGAGATGTTTCCGAAGAAGGCCTGTCGCTCGCGCTCCCGGTCGACGTTGCCCCCTCGACACGGCTGCACTTGACGCTGCACCGCGCAGGTGAGCAGGCCATTGAGCTCTTGTGCACTGCCCGCTGGTCGCACGCGTTGCAGGACGGATTTGCGGTCGGATGCGACGCGGGCGTCGACTGGTCGGCGTCGCTCTGCGACCTCGTGAGGTGTGACAATCCACGTCCGCGACTCATCGCGTGA
- a CDS encoding prohibitin family protein, producing MSSEGFITPQGQLTAKGKLSIVVIVVLGALIFLSTFFFKSIPAGHVGVATLFGDVEETEYQPGLQFPVNPLLSWTEYDVRDKEHKEVASVPSRDQLTTEIDVSVVYRVMPDRAAMMKSTIGTPQNALDTHIIPKLRSLVREQGKTVDKAEEFFQAETQERLTRDIQSRLIDYLEPKGIEVQAVLLRDFRLPKAILANVELKKQAEQKIEQAAAELEQAKVNAQTQVEQAKAAREAAEQEAEKRKLLADAQAYEITAINDAIAQNPAYIQLEALKALQEMSKDEAAKLYFMNSDSPMPLPLMNLGEPLMQSSAGNAQAGR from the coding sequence ATGTCCAGCGAAGGCTTCATCACACCGCAGGGTCAGCTCACCGCCAAAGGGAAGCTCAGCATCGTCGTCATCGTCGTGCTGGGCGCGTTGATCTTCCTTTCGACTTTCTTCTTTAAGAGCATCCCGGCTGGGCACGTTGGCGTGGCGACGTTGTTCGGTGACGTGGAGGAGACCGAGTATCAGCCTGGGCTTCAGTTCCCGGTCAATCCGCTGCTCTCATGGACGGAGTACGACGTTCGTGACAAGGAGCACAAGGAGGTGGCCAGCGTGCCGAGCCGGGACCAGCTGACGACCGAAATCGACGTCAGCGTCGTTTATCGTGTCATGCCAGATCGGGCTGCGATGATGAAGAGCACGATCGGGACGCCACAGAATGCCTTGGATACCCACATCATCCCGAAGTTGCGCAGCCTTGTCCGCGAGCAAGGCAAGACGGTCGACAAGGCCGAAGAGTTTTTCCAAGCGGAGACGCAGGAACGCCTGACCCGAGACATTCAGTCCCGGCTCATCGACTACCTAGAGCCGAAGGGCATCGAGGTGCAGGCTGTACTCCTACGTGACTTCCGCCTGCCAAAGGCGATCCTGGCGAACGTCGAACTTAAAAAGCAGGCCGAGCAGAAGATCGAGCAGGCTGCAGCGGAATTGGAGCAGGCGAAAGTCAACGCCCAAACGCAGGTTGAGCAGGCCAAAGCCGCCCGTGAGGCTGCCGAGCAGGAGGCCGAGAAGCGAAAGCTCCTCGCCGACGCCCAGGCCTATGAGATCACTGCGATTAACGATGCGATCGCTCAGAACCCGGCGTACATCCAGCTCGAAGCCCTTAAGGCCTTGCAGGAGATGAGCAAGGACGAGGCGGCCAAGCTTTACTTCATGAACAGCGACAGCCCCATGCCGCTGCCGCTCATGAACCTCGGTGAGCCGCTGATGCAGTCCTCCGCCGGGAACGCTCAGGCTGGCCGATAA
- a CDS encoding S41 family peptidase: protein MSLRTVLSLLLAAAVVPATRAAEVPLPAHPTISPDGQTIVFAWAGDLWTVPAEGGAARRLTNHPADDRLPRFSHDGETIAFTSNRAGVSGLFTMTPEGTNVRERLLLDRASLMYDFGDDGQLYFTGYLEPDVYRNPRPYVVGAESGVPERVHDAFGRSPAKEIGGDRVLFVRGNERLTRRHSRGPDTRDIWLYDPNADEQFTQLTERRGNDARPMWLPDGLFLFTSDRNDRTVNLFVGNANTGRIEALTSFTDADVDEFDVTPDGRRVVFAKWDTLYTLDLEGDGEPVPVEITASQDAAAAKLVDVGGEATDVALSPDGKTVASVSYGQVYVRGTDDNAVARRVSELPGRHSDVAWSPDGGTLYFTRMLGDTMHVMAATVRRSRADVLETKAATTRPALAERPAPDPEKWPTALAFHVEAVTEGDVSYRDPTPSLDGRRLALHKGLGDLVVLNLRSGRETLVYDGWDADLNYAWAPDGQWLVVRTEDADFNSDVWAMKVDGTRQVNLTRHPDNDYSFSLSADGRVLTFSSERIAEEFDVWQVYLDEELEALAPAELQAYYDESILGHPIPEVPAFAERRGTVSPLVADPTPEQPTTQPAKLDFKKLGEALSKLGDNILGDLASSLPSEEVAPFDELELDTAYLRLRRLTRESGNEFAVTMVPDATAIFYISNGRLMRQPWDGGSDDIGSSAGFGNFTADGDTLALLASGRPGSISQSGRSRETYTISDRLAVNVADEQEQKFRELAATLGMLFYHPTMKGLDWPALTDRYAQLARLTRTGDEFETVGNKLLGELNASHLGVTAPGTFNPTARRFGQLGVRTDVVDDGFEVTDVLATGPAGVGDFKLEIGDIISAIEFEPVDTGLPLPQQLVDRVGRETVVTVQRDGGAVDLLLTPVSYGQLTSLTYDAWRLDNAGKVEELSGGRLGYIHVRGMNQASLDVFERDLYAAAAGKDGLVIDVRNNGGGWTTDRLLASIMYPRHAYTIPRGMRDSVESDRVGMDKGGYPQDRLFIQRYDLPINMLANEKSFSNAEIISHAFKNLGRGTLVGQETAGGVISTGSFRLVDGTRVRLPFRGWYLPDGSDMENNGAVPDLLVPQTPEAEAAGRDEQLEAAVTDLLQRLDATEAEARR, encoded by the coding sequence ATGTCGCTCCGAACCGTGCTGTCCTTGCTTCTCGCCGCCGCCGTTGTGCCCGCCACGCGGGCCGCCGAGGTACCGCTGCCGGCTCATCCGACGATCAGTCCGGATGGCCAGACGATCGTCTTCGCCTGGGCCGGCGACCTCTGGACCGTGCCGGCAGAGGGTGGCGCGGCCCGTCGTCTGACGAATCACCCGGCCGACGATCGCCTGCCGCGGTTCAGCCACGACGGCGAGACCATCGCCTTCACCAGCAACCGTGCCGGCGTGTCTGGGCTCTTCACGATGACGCCCGAGGGCACCAACGTGCGGGAACGGCTCCTGCTCGACCGCGCGTCCCTCATGTACGACTTCGGCGACGACGGCCAGCTCTACTTTACCGGCTATCTCGAGCCCGACGTCTACCGAAACCCCCGGCCGTATGTCGTGGGAGCGGAATCTGGCGTGCCGGAGCGAGTCCACGACGCCTTCGGCCGATCGCCGGCCAAGGAGATCGGTGGCGATCGCGTTCTGTTTGTCCGCGGGAACGAACGCCTCACGCGTCGCCACAGCCGCGGACCCGACACGCGCGACATCTGGCTCTACGACCCCAACGCCGACGAACAGTTCACGCAGCTCACCGAACGCCGCGGCAACGACGCCCGACCGATGTGGCTGCCCGACGGCCTGTTCCTCTTCACCAGCGACCGCAACGACAGGACCGTCAACCTCTTCGTCGGCAACGCCAACACGGGCAGAATCGAAGCCCTGACGAGCTTCACGGATGCGGACGTCGACGAGTTCGACGTAACGCCCGACGGCCGACGGGTCGTCTTTGCCAAGTGGGACACGCTCTACACGCTCGACCTCGAAGGCGACGGCGAGCCCGTGCCGGTCGAAATCACCGCATCGCAGGACGCCGCGGCGGCCAAGCTCGTCGACGTCGGTGGCGAGGCGACCGACGTCGCGCTCTCGCCCGACGGCAAGACTGTCGCCAGCGTGTCGTACGGCCAGGTCTACGTCCGCGGCACCGACGACAACGCGGTCGCGCGGCGTGTGTCGGAGCTGCCCGGCCGGCACAGCGACGTTGCGTGGAGCCCGGACGGCGGGACGCTCTATTTCACCCGCATGCTCGGCGACACCATGCACGTCATGGCCGCCACCGTTCGGCGGTCGCGTGCGGACGTCCTGGAAACCAAAGCCGCCACGACACGCCCGGCACTGGCCGAACGCCCTGCGCCCGACCCCGAGAAGTGGCCGACGGCACTCGCGTTCCACGTCGAAGCCGTCACCGAGGGTGACGTTTCGTATCGCGACCCGACGCCCTCGCTCGACGGTCGGCGACTCGCGCTTCACAAGGGCTTGGGCGACCTAGTCGTTTTGAACCTGCGCAGCGGTCGAGAGACCCTCGTGTACGACGGCTGGGACGCGGATCTGAACTACGCCTGGGCACCGGACGGCCAGTGGCTCGTCGTGCGAACCGAGGACGCCGACTTCAACAGCGACGTCTGGGCGATGAAGGTCGACGGCACGCGGCAGGTCAATCTCACGCGTCACCCCGACAACGATTACAGCTTCAGCCTCTCGGCAGACGGTCGCGTGCTGACCTTCAGCAGCGAACGCATCGCCGAAGAGTTCGACGTCTGGCAGGTCTACCTCGACGAAGAGCTCGAAGCCCTCGCACCGGCAGAGTTGCAGGCGTACTACGACGAGTCGATCTTGGGGCACCCGATTCCGGAGGTTCCTGCCTTCGCAGAGCGGCGCGGGACTGTCTCGCCACTCGTCGCCGACCCGACGCCAGAGCAGCCGACCACACAGCCGGCCAAGCTCGACTTCAAGAAGCTCGGCGAGGCACTTTCGAAGCTCGGCGACAACATTCTGGGCGACCTGGCGTCGAGCCTGCCGTCCGAAGAGGTCGCGCCGTTCGACGAGCTCGAACTCGACACGGCCTACCTCCGACTTCGCCGCCTGACGCGCGAGTCGGGCAACGAATTCGCCGTCACGATGGTGCCCGACGCGACCGCCATCTTCTACATCAGCAACGGCCGGCTCATGCGTCAGCCGTGGGATGGCGGATCGGACGACATCGGCTCGTCAGCCGGTTTCGGCAACTTCACCGCCGACGGGGACACCCTCGCCCTCTTGGCTTCTGGCCGTCCCGGCTCGATCAGTCAGAGTGGCCGATCACGCGAGACCTACACGATCAGTGACCGACTGGCCGTCAACGTCGCCGACGAGCAGGAGCAGAAGTTCCGCGAGCTGGCCGCGACGCTCGGCATGCTCTTCTACCACCCGACGATGAAGGGCCTGGACTGGCCCGCCTTGACGGATCGCTACGCGCAGCTGGCCCGCCTTACGCGGACCGGCGACGAGTTCGAAACGGTGGGCAACAAGCTTCTTGGTGAGCTCAACGCGTCCCACCTCGGTGTCACCGCGCCGGGCACGTTCAATCCAACGGCACGCCGATTCGGGCAGCTCGGCGTGCGCACCGACGTCGTTGACGACGGCTTCGAGGTGACCGACGTCCTCGCGACTGGGCCGGCTGGCGTCGGCGATTTCAAGCTTGAGATCGGCGACATCATCTCCGCCATCGAGTTCGAGCCGGTCGACACCGGCCTGCCGTTGCCGCAGCAACTTGTCGATCGCGTCGGCCGAGAGACGGTCGTCACGGTCCAGCGCGACGGCGGAGCGGTGGACCTGCTGCTGACGCCCGTCAGCTACGGCCAACTCACCAGCCTCACCTACGACGCTTGGCGTCTCGACAATGCCGGCAAGGTCGAGGAGCTGTCGGGAGGACGCCTCGGCTACATCCACGTCCGCGGCATGAACCAGGCCAGCCTCGACGTCTTCGAGCGCGACCTCTACGCCGCGGCCGCCGGCAAGGACGGGCTCGTCATCGACGTCCGCAATAACGGCGGCGGCTGGACGACGGACCGCCTGCTCGCATCGATCATGTACCCGCGCCACGCGTACACGATCCCGCGCGGCATGCGTGACAGCGTCGAGTCCGATCGAGTCGGCATGGACAAGGGTGGCTACCCGCAGGACCGTCTGTTCATCCAGCGATACGACCTCCCGATCAACATGCTGGCCAACGAGAAGTCGTTCAGCAACGCCGAGATCATCAGCCACGCCTTCAAGAACCTCGGCCGGGGCACGCTCGTTGGCCAGGAGACGGCTGGCGGCGTGATCTCAACCGGCAGCTTCCGGCTCGTCGACGGCACCCGCGTTCGCCTGCCCTTTCGCGGCTGGTACCTGCCCGACGGCTCCGACATGGAGAACAACGGCGCCGTGCCGGACCTGCTGGTCCCGCAGACCCCCGAAGCCGAGGCCGCCGGACGCGACGAGCAGCTGGAAGCCGCGGTAACCGATCTGCTGCAGCGGCTCGACGCCACCGAAGCCGAGGCCCGGCGTTGA
- a CDS encoding PilZ domain-containing protein, translated as MPLVMAEATTTTSTVPPPDAFEGSAARKLDQTPLEVPELRLTEAERRRSYRAEAAIAGWISGPVGQSQTTGRHVTLRDLSLHGAGFTSDRAYRIGADHWIMVNRGPMRLSTRIRIASCTPRDDGNFDVGGEFY; from the coding sequence ATGCCACTCGTGATGGCCGAGGCAACGACCACCACCAGCACCGTTCCGCCGCCCGACGCGTTCGAGGGCTCGGCTGCGCGGAAGCTCGATCAGACGCCGCTGGAAGTTCCCGAACTGCGTCTGACCGAGGCCGAGCGCCGTCGCAGCTACCGTGCCGAGGCTGCCATTGCCGGCTGGATCAGCGGCCCAGTCGGCCAGAGCCAGACGACCGGTCGCCATGTGACCCTTCGCGACCTGTCGCTCCACGGAGCCGGGTTCACCAGCGACAGGGCTTATCGCATCGGCGCAGACCATTGGATCATGGTCAATCGCGGCCCGATGCGGCTCAGCACGCGGATTCGCATCGCGTCGTGCACGCCCCGAGACGACGGCAATTTCGATGTCGGCGGCGAGTTCTACTAG